The following proteins are encoded in a genomic region of Variovorax paradoxus:
- a CDS encoding PP2C family protein-serine/threonine phosphatase, with protein sequence MLETTRAFAVPISTSQFSCVGERSGNQDAIGYHLDEYNACFVVSDGVGGNAGGELAARIAVDTALNTFVRNPSVEKEDIQDAVKAANDAILARQRELADQSKMSATIVSLFVDRASGQACWAHVGDSRLYWFRRGALVQRTEDHSLSERSGEAAMDNGVNGGERLVKTNLLYRALGARATAESTVSTPQRLADGDAFLLCTDGLWQLISQQVMERSLQLADSAEEWLALLRRAAEAKADESRDNYSALAVWVGFPQQVTLAGTASPAAAR encoded by the coding sequence GTGCTTGAAACCACCCGCGCCTTCGCGGTGCCCATTTCCACCTCGCAGTTCTCCTGCGTGGGCGAGCGCAGCGGCAACCAGGACGCCATCGGCTACCACCTCGACGAATACAACGCCTGCTTCGTCGTGAGCGACGGCGTGGGCGGCAACGCAGGCGGCGAACTGGCCGCGCGCATCGCGGTCGACACCGCGCTCAACACCTTCGTCCGCAACCCGTCGGTGGAGAAAGAAGACATCCAGGACGCCGTGAAGGCAGCCAACGACGCCATCCTCGCCAGGCAGCGCGAGCTCGCCGACCAGAGCAAGATGAGCGCAACCATCGTCTCGCTCTTCGTCGACCGCGCGAGCGGCCAAGCCTGCTGGGCCCATGTGGGCGACAGCCGCCTCTACTGGTTCCGCCGCGGCGCGCTGGTGCAGCGCACCGAAGACCACAGCCTGTCGGAGCGCTCGGGCGAAGCCGCCATGGACAACGGCGTCAATGGCGGTGAACGGCTGGTGAAGACGAACCTGCTGTATCGCGCACTGGGGGCAAGGGCCACGGCCGAGTCGACCGTGTCGACGCCGCAGCGGCTCGCCGACGGCGACGCGTTCCTGCTGTGCACCGATGGCCTCTGGCAGCTCATCTCGCAGCAGGTGATGGAACGCTCGCTGCAACTGGCCGACAGCGCCGAAGAATGGCTCGCGCTGCTGCGCCGCGCGGCCGAAGCCAAGGCCGACGAGTCGCGCGACAACTACTCGGCGCTGGCCGTGTGGGTGGGGTTTCCGCAGCAGGTGACGTTGGCGGGGACGGCGTCGCCTGCGGCGGCGCGTTGA
- a CDS encoding DUF4150 domain-containing protein, with the protein MQADCQLGGVDIGVPDVCKSPAAPLPWPNFAFGPTAIPSQGKVLYKCTPAHNMATVIPFSVGDSAGIGLGVRRPFVMGFSRKTKPVKKVVLAGSPATRVTCPTNQNGGNGKGMRTILSQPNIILL; encoded by the coding sequence ATGCAAGCTGACTGCCAACTCGGAGGCGTGGACATCGGTGTTCCGGATGTATGCAAATCGCCTGCCGCGCCGTTGCCGTGGCCCAATTTCGCGTTCGGCCCCACGGCCATACCGAGCCAGGGCAAGGTGCTCTACAAGTGCACGCCGGCGCACAACATGGCGACGGTCATCCCGTTCTCGGTTGGCGACAGTGCGGGCATTGGCCTTGGCGTGCGCAGACCGTTCGTAATGGGTTTCTCCCGCAAGACCAAGCCGGTCAAGAAGGTCGTGCTCGCTGGATCGCCTGCCACGCGCGTCACGTGTCCGACGAATCAGAATGGCGGCAACGGCAAGGGAATGCGCACCATCCTGAGCCAGCCCAATATCATTCTGCTGTAG
- a CDS encoding DUF3540 domain-containing protein, whose protein sequence is MTTRATSSSAVATELNHRARAEGTARPLAGGVFNALGVVTGALPGGVYTVIGDDMELRCQRAASCLLRPEVGDTVLVCGPDAQRLYLTAVAEQANARESRIDVSGDLTLTSTHGSVAVESETALHLRGKQSLDIGTSELKVDASAADFRVGRLTYQGDEMEATVLNIRVIGRLYEAVMDRLVHLSRTAFRMTEGVDQVRAGRIDYQAEETVRVHAKDTLVTATRLAKVDARQIHMG, encoded by the coding sequence ATGACCACTCGCGCCACATCATCTTCAGCGGTCGCCACCGAACTGAACCACCGCGCCAGGGCTGAAGGTACTGCCCGCCCGCTCGCCGGCGGCGTGTTCAATGCGCTCGGCGTCGTTACCGGGGCACTGCCCGGCGGGGTCTATACGGTGATCGGCGACGACATGGAACTGCGCTGTCAGCGCGCGGCGAGTTGTCTGCTGCGCCCAGAGGTCGGAGACACCGTGCTGGTTTGCGGCCCCGACGCCCAGCGCCTGTATCTGACGGCCGTGGCAGAGCAGGCCAATGCTCGCGAATCCCGGATCGACGTGAGCGGCGACCTGACCCTGACGTCGACCCATGGCAGCGTTGCAGTCGAAAGCGAGACAGCACTTCATCTGCGAGGCAAGCAGAGCCTGGACATCGGCACGTCGGAACTCAAGGTCGACGCTTCCGCCGCCGACTTCCGGGTGGGTCGGCTGACGTACCAGGGAGATGAAATGGAAGCGACGGTGCTGAACATCCGGGTGATCGGACGGCTCTACGAAGCCGTGATGGACCGGTTGGTGCACCTGAGTCGCACCGCTTTCCGGATGACGGAGGGCGTCGACCAGGTGCGTGCGGGCCGCATCGACTATCAGGCCGAGGAGACTGTGCGCGTCCATGCCAAGGACACGCTCGTGACGGCCACGCGGCTCGCGAAGGTCGATGCCAGGCAGATTCACATGGGCTGA
- a CDS encoding pentapeptide repeat-containing protein, giving the protein MTPADVVGMVKAGERIDGRRLAGLNFRGLDLSGGLFSSTDFSRADFTGADVSGSMFEGCRMPGAIFDEARMNRCAFDDCDADEIRLNAASIDGIAFHECRLPGAVFDRADAGMTNFASCLLDGASFIEVRSEMLVFAETSLARADFSRTHLKQTTFYEADLRTAVFDGSRFDQTVFVEANLTGQAFRGQAFANCQFIDAQVGDCDFEGAALTRCNFMGASLEGARLVAVQAPQCVFLNAKLPGVVASGAVFTQSIWVDAHIEGAVFAGSNMEQCAFHQARCRGADFRRARLVYADFTGADLRKADFGDAILQHTSIHRALMEEARFTDRSGLMPGHPDVLAAEAFSARRPPRQRRHMP; this is encoded by the coding sequence ATGACGCCAGCGGACGTGGTGGGCATGGTGAAGGCCGGAGAGAGGATCGACGGCAGGCGGCTCGCCGGGCTGAACTTCCGGGGTCTCGACCTTTCGGGTGGGCTGTTCTCTTCCACGGATTTTTCGCGCGCCGACTTCACCGGCGCCGACGTGAGCGGCAGCATGTTCGAGGGCTGCAGGATGCCGGGCGCGATCTTTGACGAAGCAAGGATGAACCGCTGTGCGTTCGATGATTGCGATGCGGACGAAATTCGACTGAACGCAGCCTCGATCGATGGCATTGCGTTCCATGAGTGCCGGCTTCCCGGTGCGGTTTTCGATCGGGCAGACGCCGGCATGACCAACTTCGCGTCGTGCCTGCTCGACGGCGCGTCCTTCATCGAGGTTCGTTCCGAGATGCTGGTGTTTGCCGAAACCTCGCTGGCACGCGCTGACTTCTCCCGCACGCATCTGAAGCAGACAACCTTTTATGAAGCCGACCTTCGCACGGCCGTATTCGACGGCAGCCGTTTCGACCAGACCGTCTTTGTCGAGGCCAACCTGACGGGCCAGGCGTTTCGCGGCCAGGCGTTCGCGAATTGCCAGTTCATCGACGCGCAAGTCGGTGATTGCGATTTCGAAGGCGCGGCGTTGACGCGCTGCAATTTCATGGGGGCGTCGCTGGAAGGCGCCCGCCTGGTGGCAGTTCAGGCGCCGCAATGCGTTTTCCTGAATGCCAAGTTGCCGGGTGTGGTTGCGAGTGGCGCCGTGTTCACGCAGAGCATCTGGGTCGATGCGCACATCGAAGGGGCCGTTTTCGCCGGTTCCAATATGGAACAGTGCGCCTTTCATCAGGCGCGATGCCGCGGCGCCGACTTCCGTCGCGCTCGGCTCGTGTACGCCGATTTCACCGGCGCGGACCTGCGCAAGGCGGATTTTGGGGACGCGATTCTGCAGCACACCTCGATCCACCGGGCCTTGATGGAAGAGGCGAGATTCACCGACCGCAGTGGGCTGATGCCGGGACACCCCGACGTGCTGGCGGCGGAAGCCTTTTCGGCGCGCCGACCGCCACGGCAGCGCCGGCACATGCCATGA
- a CDS encoding DUF2169 family type VI secretion system accessory protein: protein MYRAFHRDGREWLALTTIAMTDLQGKHVLLPEPDLWETVTAEIGSDGVLDMSMPKANLEFLVTGNAYTQHQTEKKLCAVSVQVRGRKKTLAVFGDRFWIDGRPSEPQPFEVMPIGWRRAYGGPAYEENPLGIGHAEEIINGLRVRRVPNIEHPDALLKHSTQAAVPAGLGAIDMSRPSRLRLMGRQYDDHWRENLFPDFSQDMDWHFFNAASSDQWLADGDGELAGAPFEIRNMHPAEPVLRGVLPNWRARGFIVRGYEPPVGMEVEPEASNFEGLAMRLTTAWFFPHRDRVALIYHGVVPVTENDAEDVSHMMIAMEEEGAPRPIAHYWQTLSQRCDPEQGAYLTLDDAQLVPENAMGPWLDTEEEGLVNALERNMQVRAERARAKLSEAYKATGGDFSRYQLPVAPIQSMPTLKELPAFLEKTKAMVREQKHKADEARKKMEQAANANAVESRKVGFDTSKFFEKADQATAKGPPKTGMQPLVDGILGVSAAVGAAPLPQDKQDEIKSVGQRGERMLTEAYRRMAHHQSAADPMPEGEARSARERAERILLGDRDFSETDFTGADFSGMDLRGTRWHRTLLESADFSDCNLDDADFDQAVLVRTKLHRVSLRRAVLHGCNMSLASLESSNFSAATLRSMLIEKLQARHCDFSDAVVEEIQCIALHFEDCGFERARITALQTVEGGAFTRVRFDEAAFERSTLLDCELHDVSFVGAKMVHCAWTAMPKIEGVDFSEATLTKTCFVGGTSLRGAVFRDALLKDCSLREVPLDQADFTGARLQNTDFSSASLRGANFAEADAPDCVFIRTDFTGASMVDVNLQGALLEKAVLSSADFRRANLFGADLSECLIDERTLFDGAYTEQVVTTPKRKKETVA from the coding sequence ATGTACCGCGCATTCCACAGGGATGGACGCGAGTGGCTGGCATTGACGACGATTGCCATGACCGATCTGCAGGGCAAGCATGTGTTGCTGCCTGAACCGGATCTCTGGGAAACCGTGACCGCGGAGATCGGAAGCGACGGTGTCCTCGACATGTCGATGCCCAAGGCAAACCTCGAGTTCCTGGTCACTGGCAATGCCTACACGCAACATCAGACCGAAAAGAAGCTGTGTGCCGTGAGCGTCCAGGTGCGAGGCAGGAAGAAAACGCTGGCCGTTTTCGGAGATCGGTTCTGGATCGACGGCCGTCCGAGCGAGCCGCAGCCCTTCGAAGTGATGCCGATCGGCTGGCGCCGTGCCTACGGCGGACCGGCGTACGAAGAGAACCCGCTGGGCATCGGCCATGCCGAAGAGATCATCAATGGATTGCGTGTGCGCCGCGTTCCGAACATCGAGCATCCCGATGCGCTTCTGAAGCACTCGACCCAGGCCGCCGTGCCAGCGGGGCTCGGTGCCATCGACATGTCGCGGCCCTCTCGCTTGCGCCTGATGGGCCGGCAGTACGACGATCACTGGAGAGAGAACCTCTTCCCCGACTTCTCGCAGGACATGGACTGGCATTTCTTCAATGCCGCTTCATCGGACCAGTGGCTCGCCGACGGGGATGGTGAACTGGCCGGGGCGCCCTTCGAGATACGGAACATGCATCCCGCCGAGCCGGTGCTGCGCGGTGTTCTGCCCAACTGGCGGGCACGCGGCTTCATCGTGCGCGGCTACGAGCCGCCGGTCGGGATGGAAGTGGAGCCCGAGGCCAGCAACTTCGAGGGCTTGGCAATGCGGCTGACCACCGCCTGGTTCTTTCCCCATCGGGATCGGGTCGCGCTGATCTACCACGGTGTCGTCCCGGTCACGGAGAACGACGCGGAAGACGTGAGCCACATGATGATCGCGATGGAGGAGGAAGGCGCGCCGCGCCCCATCGCGCATTACTGGCAGACGCTGTCGCAGCGCTGCGATCCGGAGCAGGGCGCCTACCTCACGCTCGACGATGCGCAGCTCGTTCCGGAGAACGCAATGGGTCCGTGGCTCGATACCGAAGAGGAAGGCCTCGTGAATGCGCTGGAGCGCAACATGCAGGTTCGAGCCGAGCGTGCCCGTGCGAAGCTGTCCGAAGCGTACAAGGCGACCGGCGGCGACTTCTCGCGCTATCAGCTGCCTGTGGCACCGATCCAGAGCATGCCCACGCTCAAGGAACTGCCGGCCTTTCTCGAGAAGACCAAGGCCATGGTGCGGGAGCAGAAGCACAAGGCCGACGAGGCGCGCAAGAAGATGGAGCAGGCCGCGAATGCAAATGCGGTCGAATCCAGGAAGGTCGGCTTCGACACGTCCAAGTTCTTCGAGAAGGCGGACCAGGCAACTGCCAAGGGGCCGCCGAAGACCGGCATGCAGCCCTTGGTGGACGGCATCCTCGGCGTGTCGGCTGCCGTCGGCGCAGCCCCGCTGCCCCAAGACAAGCAGGACGAGATCAAAAGCGTGGGCCAGCGCGGCGAGCGGATGCTGACAGAGGCTTACAGGCGGATGGCGCATCATCAGTCGGCAGCCGATCCGATGCCGGAAGGAGAGGCACGAAGCGCCCGCGAACGGGCCGAGCGCATCCTTCTCGGCGATCGCGATTTCTCCGAAACCGATTTCACGGGCGCTGATTTTTCCGGAATGGATCTGCGCGGCACGCGCTGGCACCGCACTCTGCTTGAGAGCGCCGACTTTTCCGATTGCAATCTCGACGACGCGGACTTCGACCAAGCGGTGCTGGTACGCACCAAGCTGCATCGCGTGTCGCTGCGACGGGCGGTGCTTCATGGCTGCAACATGTCGCTGGCAAGCCTGGAATCGTCGAACTTCTCGGCCGCCACCTTGCGAAGCATGCTGATCGAGAAGCTGCAAGCGAGGCACTGCGACTTCTCGGACGCGGTCGTTGAAGAGATTCAATGCATCGCTCTCCACTTCGAAGATTGCGGCTTCGAGCGCGCGCGGATCACCGCGCTGCAGACCGTCGAAGGCGGCGCTTTCACGCGCGTTCGCTTCGACGAGGCGGCGTTCGAGCGATCAACACTCCTCGACTGCGAACTGCACGACGTGAGTTTCGTCGGCGCGAAGATGGTGCACTGCGCATGGACCGCCATGCCGAAGATCGAAGGCGTGGATTTTTCGGAGGCGACGCTGACGAAGACCTGCTTCGTCGGCGGCACCTCCTTGCGTGGAGCCGTCTTTCGCGACGCCTTGCTGAAGGACTGCAGCCTCCGCGAGGTTCCGCTTGATCAGGCGGATTTCACCGGGGCACGGCTGCAGAACACCGATTTCAGCAGTGCGTCTTTGCGGGGAGCGAATTTCGCGGAGGCCGACGCACCCGATTGCGTTTTCATCCGGACCGATTTCACCGGAGCGTCGATGGTGGACGTGAATCTTCAAGGCGCCTTGTTGGAAAAAGCCGTGTTGTCCTCCGCTGACTTTCGTCGCGCGAACCTGTTCGGTGCGGATCTGTCCGAATGCCTCATCGACGAGCGCACCTTGTTCGACGGGGCTTACACCGAGCAGGTAGTGACCACGCCCAAGCGCAAGAAAGAGACGGTGGCATGA
- a CDS encoding type VI secretion system Vgr family protein, with protein MARVVRAHTPLGEDQLQFRSMHGTEGLSQLFEFEVDLLSPSASIDMKAVLGKSIALEIQTAGVPRFLNGQVVRFSMIGREGGTSRHTVYRATVRPWLWYLTRSSDNKIFQNKTVVEVLEEVLGDYDFPFEKKLSGTYRQWEHCVQYNETDLAFVSRLMELEGIYYYFKHDKNQHTLVLTDDITAHEPMPGYETINYFAADRDVTEDMEVIDNWQVTAEIRSGSYTVDDYNFTTPGADLSGVRSMPQPYDHSGYEMYEWLGEYTNPGEGEHYARVRLEEAQSMADRSVGHATVRGMASGHTFSMQNSPRSDDNREYLIVSVNYMLREGGYASGAAPGEYSFNFVVQPTSLPFRAPRTTQIPRTTGPQTAVVVGPEGEEIWTDQYGRVKVQFRWDRSGRRNENCSCFVRVSHVIAGDGFGAVFTPRIGQEVVIDFVDGRADRPLVVGRVYNPRQMPPFNLPGEQTKSGFVTRSTPGGSPATANSLVFEDKMGAEFVALHAERDLNVSVEKNETHDTGGTRTTVITGHESATYKDGEERHITNGAVETIDGGETRTVTGGATEKVSGGETRTISDGATETITGGETRTVSGGMTETINGGLTQTINDGVTETITGGINSTITGGVRQTISGGVNLTVNDGMNFTVNGGFHSNVLGDHTTIVQGGKTTTTTGPDTTNTPEKTTNTPKHTVNAASEGWWRNWDNHGTLEHTGLWVGALDVYGFKTQVSLLNAQFNGTFVNISRINMLDAKLKIVIEDFNVRSAKVSTVRGGLCVAAKKLFIRT; from the coding sequence ATGGCCAGAGTCGTACGAGCCCACACGCCGCTTGGCGAAGACCAGCTCCAGTTCCGTTCGATGCATGGCACCGAGGGGCTGTCGCAGTTGTTCGAGTTCGAGGTCGACCTGCTGAGCCCCAGTGCGTCGATCGACATGAAGGCCGTGCTGGGAAAGTCCATAGCTCTGGAAATCCAGACGGCCGGCGTGCCCCGTTTTCTGAACGGTCAGGTGGTTCGGTTCTCGATGATCGGCCGCGAAGGTGGAACCTCGCGCCACACGGTCTACCGCGCCACCGTGCGCCCATGGCTCTGGTATCTCACCCGCTCCAGCGACAACAAGATCTTCCAGAACAAGACGGTCGTCGAGGTGCTGGAGGAGGTCTTGGGCGACTATGACTTCCCTTTCGAGAAGAAGCTCAGCGGCACGTACCGGCAGTGGGAGCACTGCGTTCAGTACAACGAGACGGATCTCGCTTTCGTGAGTCGGCTCATGGAACTGGAAGGCATCTACTACTACTTCAAGCACGACAAGAACCAGCACACGCTGGTGCTGACCGACGACATCACAGCGCACGAGCCGATGCCCGGCTACGAGACCATCAACTACTTTGCGGCCGATCGCGATGTGACCGAGGACATGGAGGTCATCGACAACTGGCAGGTGACAGCCGAGATCCGCTCGGGCAGCTACACGGTGGATGACTACAACTTCACCACGCCGGGTGCCGATCTGAGCGGTGTTCGCTCCATGCCGCAGCCCTACGACCATTCAGGCTATGAGATGTACGAATGGCTCGGCGAATACACCAATCCGGGCGAAGGCGAGCACTACGCGCGCGTGCGGCTGGAAGAAGCGCAGTCGATGGCCGATCGCAGCGTGGGCCATGCGACGGTTCGAGGCATGGCTTCGGGCCATACCTTCTCGATGCAGAATTCGCCAAGATCGGACGACAACCGCGAGTACCTGATCGTCTCGGTGAACTACATGCTGCGCGAGGGTGGCTATGCCAGCGGCGCCGCGCCGGGCGAGTACAGCTTCAACTTTGTCGTTCAGCCGACGTCTTTACCCTTCAGGGCACCCCGGACTACACAGATTCCGCGCACCACGGGTCCTCAGACTGCCGTGGTGGTCGGCCCCGAAGGCGAGGAAATCTGGACCGATCAATACGGCCGCGTCAAGGTGCAGTTCCGTTGGGACCGCAGCGGACGCCGCAACGAAAACTGCTCGTGCTTCGTGCGCGTCTCTCACGTCATCGCGGGCGACGGGTTCGGCGCCGTGTTCACGCCGCGCATCGGCCAGGAAGTGGTGATCGATTTCGTCGACGGGCGGGCCGACCGGCCGCTCGTCGTGGGACGGGTCTACAACCCGCGCCAGATGCCGCCCTTCAACTTGCCCGGTGAGCAGACCAAGAGCGGGTTCGTCACGCGCTCGACCCCCGGGGGCTCGCCGGCCACGGCCAACTCGCTCGTCTTCGAGGACAAGATGGGCGCGGAGTTCGTCGCGCTGCATGCCGAGCGCGACCTCAACGTCTCCGTGGAGAAGAACGAGACGCACGACACCGGCGGCACGCGCACGACCGTTATCACGGGGCACGAATCGGCGACCTACAAGGACGGCGAGGAGCGGCACATCACGAACGGCGCGGTGGAGACCATCGACGGCGGCGAGACGCGCACGGTGACGGGCGGGGCGACCGAGAAGGTGTCGGGGGGCGAGACGCGGACGATTTCGGATGGGGCGACGGAGACGATCACAGGCGGCGAGACGCGGACCGTGAGCGGCGGAATGACGGAAACCATCAATGGCGGTCTCACTCAGACCATCAACGACGGCGTCACGGAAACCATCACCGGCGGTATCAACTCGACCATCACCGGCGGCGTGCGGCAGACCATCTCGGGCGGCGTGAACCTGACCGTCAACGACGGCATGAACTTCACCGTCAACGGCGGCTTCCACAGCAATGTGCTGGGGGACCACACCACCATCGTGCAGGGCGGCAAGACCACCACCACGACAGGGCCGGACACTACCAATACGCCGGAGAAGACCACCAACACGCCCAAGCACACGGTGAACGCCGCGAGCGAAGGCTGGTGGCGTAACTGGGACAACCACGGGACGCTGGAACACACGGGTTTGTGGGTCGGCGCGCTCGATGTCTACGGTTTCAAGACGCAGGTTTCATTGCTGAACGCGCAATTCAACGGCACCTTCGTCAACATCTCGCGGATCAACATGCTAGACGCTAAGCTCAAGATCGTCATTGAGGACTTCAATGTCAGAAGTGCCAAGGTCAGCACCGTCAGGGGAGGCCTTTGCGTCGCGGCGAAGAAACTCTTCATCCGGACTTGA
- the tssH gene encoding type VI secretion system ATPase TssH, producing MTDIRRVSLFSKLNPMLYKALETATAFAKLRGNAYVELVHWLHQILQLQDSDLLRIVKRAGLNIDAVEQDLVRALDRLPHGATSISDISEHVDNAVERAWVYASLRFEATSIRGAYLLAGIVKTPGLRQVLSGISREFDKIVPDVLVAQLPAWTEGSPEDDFDAVQQGHGDAGHAPATAAHQGDGAAAGGSALAKYASDLTAKARAGELDPVYGRDDEIRQIIDILMRRRQNNPLLTGEAGVGKTAVVEGLASRLAAGDVPPSLKDVSLWVLDPTLLQAGAGVKGEFEQRLRQVIDEVEKSPKPIVLFVDEVHTLVGAGGTAGTGDAANLLKPALARGRLRTIGATTWSEYKKYIEKDPALTRRFQTIQVHEPTEPKAVIMLRGISAELEKHHGVLILDAALEAAVSLSHRYIPARQLPDKAVSLLDTACARVALSQHALPAAIEDLQRRIEVLGIESGIAGREAAIGVGEYQRVEDIAAQVATAQAELELLEQRRVEEAALVERIVALRKLLSPAAVPVQAEAAEATSPPVDVEPTEPERTPEEIRAELNQAQDELAQLQGESPLILAAVDAQAIATVVADWTGIPIGRMVRDDAQSVLRLGEILSARVVAQPDALETISRRIRTARARLDNPNKPVGVFLLCGPSGVGKTETALALSEALYGGEQNLVTINMSEFQESHTVSTLKGAPPGYVGYGEGGVLTEAVRRRPYSVVLLDEIEKAHTDVHEIFFQVFDKGWMEDGEGRHIDFRNTVIIMTSNVGTDLVMQLCEDPTLRPDPEPLAAALREPLLKVFAPALLGRLVVVPYYPLHADALHRIIRLQLDRIAARLDANHGIALDYDGSAVDLVARRCTAIESGGRMIDAILTHTILPRLSEEVIGATVSARKLAGVRLSAAGDDFQYEFSEA from the coding sequence ATGACCGATATTCGCCGCGTCTCTCTTTTCTCGAAATTGAACCCGATGCTCTACAAGGCATTGGAGACCGCCACCGCGTTCGCCAAGCTGCGCGGCAATGCCTATGTGGAGCTGGTGCACTGGCTGCACCAGATATTGCAGTTGCAGGACAGCGACCTGCTGCGCATCGTCAAGCGCGCGGGCCTGAACATCGATGCGGTCGAGCAAGACCTGGTGCGCGCGCTCGACCGGCTACCGCACGGCGCCACGTCGATCAGCGACATCTCCGAGCATGTGGACAACGCCGTCGAACGCGCCTGGGTGTATGCGAGCCTGCGCTTCGAGGCCACCTCGATCCGCGGCGCCTATCTGCTCGCGGGCATCGTCAAGACGCCGGGGCTGCGGCAGGTGCTTTCGGGCATCTCGCGTGAGTTCGACAAGATCGTGCCCGACGTTCTGGTCGCGCAACTGCCCGCATGGACCGAAGGCTCGCCGGAGGACGACTTCGACGCCGTGCAACAGGGCCATGGCGACGCGGGCCACGCGCCCGCCACGGCGGCCCACCAGGGCGATGGCGCCGCGGCGGGCGGCTCCGCCCTGGCCAAGTACGCGAGCGACCTCACGGCCAAGGCGCGCGCGGGTGAACTCGATCCGGTCTACGGGCGCGACGACGAGATCCGCCAGATCATCGACATCCTGATGCGCAGGCGCCAGAACAATCCGCTGCTCACCGGCGAGGCGGGTGTGGGCAAGACGGCCGTGGTCGAGGGCCTGGCGTCGCGGCTTGCGGCGGGCGATGTGCCGCCGTCGCTCAAGGACGTGTCGCTGTGGGTGCTCGACCCCACGCTGCTGCAGGCCGGCGCGGGCGTGAAGGGCGAGTTCGAGCAGCGGCTTCGGCAGGTGATCGACGAGGTCGAGAAGAGCCCCAAGCCCATCGTGCTGTTTGTCGACGAAGTGCACACGCTGGTCGGCGCCGGCGGCACGGCCGGCACCGGCGATGCGGCCAACCTGCTGAAGCCCGCGCTCGCGCGCGGCCGGCTGCGCACCATCGGTGCGACCACGTGGTCGGAGTACAAGAAGTACATCGAAAAAGACCCGGCGCTCACGCGGCGCTTCCAGACCATCCAGGTGCACGAGCCCACCGAACCCAAGGCCGTGATCATGCTGCGCGGCATCTCGGCCGAGCTCGAAAAACACCACGGCGTGCTCATTCTCGATGCCGCGCTCGAAGCGGCCGTGAGCCTCTCGCACCGCTACATTCCCGCGCGCCAGTTGCCCGACAAGGCCGTAAGCCTGCTCGACACGGCGTGCGCGCGCGTGGCCTTGAGCCAGCACGCATTGCCCGCCGCCATCGAAGACCTGCAGCGCCGCATCGAGGTGCTGGGCATCGAGTCGGGCATTGCGGGGCGCGAAGCGGCCATCGGCGTGGGCGAGTACCAGCGCGTCGAAGACATTGCGGCTCAGGTGGCGACGGCGCAGGCCGAACTCGAGTTGCTCGAACAGCGGCGCGTGGAAGAAGCTGCGCTGGTCGAGCGCATCGTCGCGCTGCGCAAGCTGCTGTCGCCTGCGGCGGTGCCGGTGCAGGCCGAGGCGGCAGAAGCGACGTCGCCCCCCGTCGACGTCGAGCCGACCGAACCCGAGCGAACACCCGAAGAGATTCGCGCCGAACTCAACCAGGCGCAGGACGAGCTCGCGCAGCTGCAGGGCGAATCGCCGCTCATCCTGGCGGCCGTGGATGCGCAGGCCATTGCCACCGTGGTGGCCGACTGGACCGGCATTCCCATCGGCCGCATGGTGCGCGACGACGCGCAATCGGTGCTGCGGCTCGGAGAGATTCTTTCGGCCCGCGTGGTGGCACAGCCCGACGCGCTCGAAACCATTTCGCGGCGCATCCGCACCGCGCGTGCGCGGCTCGACAATCCGAACAAGCCGGTCGGCGTGTTCCTGCTCTGCGGCCCCTCGGGTGTCGGCAAGACCGAGACCGCGCTCGCGCTCTCGGAAGCGCTCTACGGCGGGGAGCAGAACCTCGTCACCATCAACATGAGCGAGTTCCAGGAGTCGCACACCGTCTCCACGCTCAAGGGTGCGCCGCCCGGCTACGTGGGCTACGGCGAAGGCGGCGTGCTCACTGAAGCGGTGCGCCGCCGGCCCTACAGCGTGGTGCTGCTCGACGAGATCGAGAAGGCGCACACCGACGTGCACGAGATCTTCTTCCAGGTGTTCGACAAGGGCTGGATGGAAGACGGCGAGGGCCGCCACATCGACTTCCGCAACACCGTGATCATCATGACCTCCAACGTCGGTACCGACCTGGTCATGCAGCTGTGCGAAGACCCGACCCTGCGCCCCGATCCCGAGCCGCTGGCGGCCGCGCTGCGCGAACCGCTGCTCAAGGTGTTCGCGCCGGCGCTTCTGGGCCGGCTGGTTGTAGTTCCTTATTACCCGTTGCACGCCGATGCGTTGCATCGCATCATCCGCCTCCAGCTCGACCGGATTGCCGCTCGCCTCGATGCGAACCACGGCATCGCGCTGGACTACGACGGCAGCGCCGTCGACCTGGTGGCGCGCCGTTGCACCGCCATCGAGTCGGGCGGACGGATGATCGATGCGATCCTCACGCACACCATCCTTCCGCGGCTGAGCGAAGAAGTCATCGGGGCCACGGTCAGCGCGCGCAAGCTCGCGGGGGTGCGGCTGTCCGCGGCGGGGGACGACTTTCAATACGAATTTTCCGAAGCGTAA